One window from the genome of Anopheles merus strain MAF chromosome 3R, AmerM5.1, whole genome shotgun sequence encodes:
- the LOC121595576 gene encoding uncharacterized protein LOC121595576 produces MDELERVKNHSDICLAVEAGDIARLHELINAGILRKGDITHPRCLLLLAISSRNLEVVKLVMEYFEPDPNAANEDGGTPLLYACQVECPAEIIIYLMEHSTKDDSLSPLEYVLFQNRVELAKSLIAYEATRPEQPAKHFTPALYIVAVKTGNLELLQHMLEALHNAGHSFVTEQFQGLTGMELFAQNAAYALETKVECFKMLFNVLHPATHTADPVRYNVNDIVNVAILSTQATSLIPYFIETEKKWETRPSIMSLYERLLAVGYDILAFAVLCEHGPVTIEREQLDTMLEKLHRFQWESWVAPLRQMFANAFEPSEADDAPSPLEAMQLLQDFAAFTETITLKFSSYRLHEAVSGVFQEISINRHQLYQASFHRAIECIMIMEGCSADDLVGLILCIDSWYDRALQAFPFLKYCNFVLMRPDWVDVEENNRLMNWFVHLFGPWKAIRQYVGKPVLEVFTLKRFARDVVRDAVWRGVEKNEPSQCSFLERLSSLDVPKELSDYLRYCDYSSIRYFLEHFDAVENFMKVDANKTLPYPVVL; encoded by the coding sequence ATGGACGAACTGGAGCGCGTTAAAAATCACTCGGACATTTGTTTGGCGGTTGAAGCGGGAGACATTGCCAGGCTGCACGAGCTAATCAACGCCGGGATTCTGCGAAAGGGCGATATAACCCATCCAAGGTGCTTGCTGCTTCTGGCGATCTCGAGCCGGAACTTGGAGGTGGTCAAACTGGTGATGGAATACTTCGAACCGGATCCGAATGCTGCAAACGAGGACGGCGGTACACCGTTACTTTACGCCTGCCAAGTGGAATGTCCAGCAGAGATAATCATTTATCTGATGGAGCATAGCACCAAGGACGATAGTCTTTCGCCGTTGGAGTACGTTCTATTTCAAAATCGTGTCGAGCTAGCAAAGTCTTTGATTGCGTATGAAGCAACCCGCCCAGAGCAACCGGCGAAACACTTTACGCCAGCCCTATACATTGTGGCCGTAAAAACGGGCAATCTAGAGCTGTTGCAGCACATGCTAGAAGCTCTCCACAATGCTGGCCATTCGTTTGTGACGGAACAATTCCAAGGCCTGACGGGAATGGAGCTGTTTGCTCAAAACGCTGCGTACGCGTTGGAAACGAAGGTGGAGTGCTTTAAAATGTTGTTCAATGTATTGCACCCGGCCACGCACACGGCGGATCCGGTGCGTTACAATGTGAACGATATCGTAAACGTGGCCATACTTAGCACTCAGGCGACCTCGCTGATACCGTATTTCATTGAAACGGAAAAGAAATGGGAAACACGCCCGTCGATTATGTCGCTGTACGAACGCCTGCTCGCCGTTGGCTACGATATACTCGCATTTGCCGTGCTGTGCGAACATGGACCGGTGACGATCGAACGAGAGCAGCTAGACACAATGCTCGAAAAATTGCATCGGTTTCAATGGGAATCATGGGTTGCACCACTGAGGCAGATGTTCGCCAACGCTTTCGAACCGAGCGAAGCAGATGATGCGCCATCTCCATTGGAAGCAATGCAGCTGTTGCAAGACTTTGCGGCATTCACCGAAACAATCACGCTCAAGTTCTCCTCGTACAGATTGCACGAGGCCGTGTCGGGGGTGTTTCAGGAAATATCAATTAATAGACACCAGCTATACCAAGCGTCGTTCCACCGTGCCATCGAGTGCATTATGATCATGGAAGGCTGCAGTGCGGACGACCTCGTCGGGCTTATACTGTGCATAGATAGCTGGTACGATCGAGCGTTGCAGGCCTTTCCGTTTCTTAAGTACTGTAACTTTGTGCTGATGCGACCGGACTGGGTCGATGTGGAAGAAAACAACCGGCTGATGAATTGGTTTGTGCATCTGTTCGGTCCATGGAAAGCGATCCGCCAGTACGTCGGTAAGCCGGTGCTGGAAGTGTTCACGCTCAAACGTTTCGCCAGGGACGTGGTTCGGGATGCTGTATGGCGAGGggtggaaaaaaatgaaccatCACAGTGCAGCTTCCTCGAACGGTTGAGCTCGTTAGATGTGCCGAAGGAGTTGAGCGACTACCTTCGATACTGCGACTACAGTTCCATCCGGTACTTTCTTGAGCATTTCGATGCGGTCGAAAATTTCATGAAGGTGGacgcaaataaaacattgCCTTATCCAGTGGTTTTATAG
- the LOC121595575 gene encoding uncharacterized protein LOC121595575 yields MDHSTIWSAVKAGDIDTLRGLIMPGERVVSIRKQVDENGWTLLHHAAMSRNLELVKLVTEFFHPDPDVENNDGMTALALACQEQCPVGIIIFLMESINAFDGPSPLEYAVLQNRVDLAKAVIAYETKRKAFSSASLLYIVTIRTGDLEMLQCLLDAPESAGKAFVTEKNDDLTGLEDFAQNASYEVGKKVACFKMLFNLLHPIANEASRRYNVNDILTMALLSFVPVSLIPHFIETEQKWEERAPIRSLYERLPHGFDLLALTVLCECGPVTVEREQLEPTLEEMCPKQFQRFWYVQLEEMFLNAIKPELNEAGPSQPEALQLLEDYAQFTRTITLGFFRTVLRDSVQGALCGPRSMPMYEGKPDQPSVLKMELYSLSYLRAIECMMTMYNQPADSIVEAVIARDDRHMRAILIFPLLRYCTTLLMRPDEVILVHLRNNRLLNWVVHLFGPWKAILRHGGKPVLEVFSLKRFARDVVREAVWQGVKGMRAAKSSFLDRLKSLDVPRELNDYLRYCDYSSTKYFLEHMDAATRWLQAFEHGTLPYPVRH; encoded by the coding sequence ATGGACCACTCGACCATCTGGTCGGCAGTTAAAGCCGGGGACATTGACACGCTGCGCGGTCTCATTATGCCCGGCGAACGGGTAGTAAGCATTAGAAAGCAGGTGGACGAAAATGGTTGGACCTTGCTGCACCACGCTGCCATGAGCCGGAATCTCGAGCTGGTCAAACTGGTGACGGAATTCTTCCATCCCGACCCGGACGTGGAGAACAATGACGGTATGACGGCGTTAGCGCTCGCCTGCCAAGAGCAATGCCCAGTCGGTATAATCATCTTTCTGATGGAAAGCATCAATGCGTTCGACGGACCATCGCCGCTCGAATacgcagtgctgcaaaatcgTGTAGACCTTGCCAAGGCAGTAATTGCGTACGAGACAAAACGGAAGGCTTTTTCCTCCGCTTCACTCCTGTACATCGTCACCATCCGGACGGGTGATCTGGAAATGTTGCAATGTTTGCTGGATGCACCCGAAAGTGCAGGGAAGGCATTTGTCACGGAGAAAAACGACGACTTGACGGGGCTGGAAGATTTTGCACAAAATGCGTCGTACGAGGTGGGAAAGAAAGTAGCTTGCTTTAAAATGTTGTTCAATCTATTGCACCCTATTGCGAACGAAGCTAGCAGACGCTACAATGTGAATGACATCCTAACGATGGCTTTGCTTAGCTTTGTGCCGGTCTCGTTAATACCTCACTTTATTGAGACGGAGCAGAAATGGGAAGAGCGGGCACCGATCCGTTCTTTGTATGAGCGCCTTCCGCACGGGTTTGACCTGCTTGCACTCACGGTGCTGTGCGAATGTGGACCGGTAACAGTCGAACGAGAGCAGCTTGAACCCACCCTGGAAGAAATGTGCCCGAAGCAATTTCAACGATTTTGGTACGTCCAGCTGGAGGAAATGTTCCTAAACGCCATCAAACCGGAGCTAAATGAAGCCGGTCCATCCCAGCCAGAGGCGCTGCAATTGCTGGAAGATTATGCACAATTCACCAGAACGATCACATTAGGGTTCTTCCGGACCGTTCTACGAGACAGCGTGCAGGGCGCTTTATGTGGACCACGGTCTATGCCGATGTATGAAGGGAAGCCAGATCAACCATCGGTCCTGAAAATGGAGCTGTACTCATTATCGTACCTCCGTGCCATCGAATGCATGATGACCATGTACAACCAGCCGGCCGATAGCATCGTCGAGGCGGTAATAGCTCGCGATGATCGGCACATGCGGGCGATCCTGATATTTCCACTGCTTCGGTACTGTACCACCCTGCTGATGCGACCGGACGAGGTTATTTTGGTTCATCTTAGAAACAATCGGCTACTGAACTGGGTTGTGCATCTGTTCGGCCCATGGAAAGCGATCCTGCGGCACGGCGGTAAACCCGTGCTGGAAGTTTTCTCCCTCAAACGCTTCGCCCGGGACGTTGTCCGAGAAGCCGTATGGCAGGGAGTGAAAGGAATGAGGGCAGCAAAATCTTCGTTCCTCGATCGGCTCAAGTCGCTGGATGTTCCGAGGGAATTGAACGACTACCTTAGGTATTGTGATTACAGCTCCACCAAGTACTTCCTGGAGCATATGGACGCTGCCACACGTTGGTTGCAGGCGTTCGAACATGGAACATTGCCCTATCCAGTTCGACACTAA